The nucleotide window TTTATGTGTCTGAAAGACCAGACTCAGGTGTCCGGCATTAATTCAGGCCTCTTTTTCAATGACCAGTTCAGCAGTGTGATCACACTGGATCAGGATCAATCTGCTGATATTGAAGCCATTGTGCGTCTGATGCTGAAAGAACTGAATACCCGGGAGCCTGAATATGAAATGGCCCTTCATGGACTGCTGCGTTATTTCCTGGTACTGGGGTCCCGTATCAAAGGCCGCAGCGTGGCCATCCCACCGGAACAGCATGCTATGCACAACAGTTCCATCTTCCTGAAATTCAAAAACCTGATCGAAGAAAAATATCACGAACTAAAGACCGTATCTGACTATGCCGGTCTGCTCCATATAAAACCCGTGTTGCTCAACGAAATCAGCAAACAGCTGTCTGGTATCACTGCAGGAGAGCACATCCGCAACAGGGTCATCCTGGAGGCGCAGCGCTATCTTTATAATACCGACCTCACCGCCAAGGAAATTGCCTATAAGCTTGGGTTTGATGACCCACATTATTTCAGCCGCTTCTTTAAGAAATACACTTCCCAGAGTCCTTCCGAATTTAAAGAAGCCTCCCGCTCTGTCAGCCACCAGGTCTGATTTTTACCCTTCCCCAAAAAAAGTCCATCAGGTAAGACGTTTTATCCATTCTATTTAGGTGTTGCAACATGTAGTTTTGTATTGTCTTTTAAAAGGAGGCAATATGAAAAATACAAAACATGTCAGTCAGATTTTAATAGCACCAGCACCGCATATGGTGGGCGATGGATTCAGAGTACAGAGTGTTCTGCCAGGCGGTACCCGCACACAGAACAATAAAGTAAGCCCTTTCATTCTGATGGACTACGGTGCACCATCCTACTTCCCCCCTACCAACAGGCCAAGGGGAGTAGATCAGCATCCGCACAAAGGATTTGAAACAGTAACTGTCGTATACCAGGGAGAACTGGAACACCGCGACTCTACAGGCAGCCATGGTAAACTGGCCCCCGGTGATGTACAGTGGATGACTGCTGCTGCTGGTATTGTGCATGAAGAAAAACATGAAACCGAGTTCAGCAAACGTGGTGGGAAAGTGGAAATGGCACAGCTGTGGGTGAATTTGCCTAAAGCATTTAAAAATCATCAGCCTGGTTACCAGAACCTGACCAAAGCCGAAATACCGGTTATAAAAGTAAGTGAAGAAGGATATGTAAGAGTGATCGCAGGGGAATATAACGGTACCAAAGGCGCAGCCAGGACTTTCTCTCCGGTAAATGTACTCGATGTGAAACTGAAAAAGGGAGATACCATTGATGTGGCTTTCCCGCAGCACTTCAATACCCTGGCAGTGGTATTGCACGGAGAAGCTGACTTCAACGGCAACGCTGCCAAAGGTGTGGAAACCGTATTCTTCGAACAGGATGGCACTGATATTACCGTCACTGCCCTGGAAGATACCAGTCTGCTGATCCTCAGCGGTGAACCTATCAACGAGCCTATTGTGGCCTATGGTCCTTTTGTGATGAATACGCCGGAAGAGATCAATGAAGCCATCAACGACTACAATGCCGGTAAAATGGGCTTCCTGAATTAATCTTAACAAACAAACATTATCAATAAACAACTAAACACACAATAATATGACTACCTGGAAAATTGATCCTACCCATAGCGACGTGCAATTTAAAGTGAAGCACCTGATGATCACTACTGTTACCGGCCAGTTCCAAACATTTGATGCAAGCATGGAAACAACCGGTGATGATTTCAGCAGCGCTAATATTTCTTTCAGTGCAGATATCAACAGTATCACTACTCAGAACGCACAGCGTGACCAGCACCTGCTGGCGGGCGATTTCTTTGAAGCAGATAAATATCCCAAACTGCTGTTTGTTTCCAAAGAAGTGAAAAAAATAGATGCCGAAAACTATAAACTGATCGGTGATCTGACTATCCGTGACAATACCCGTCCGGTAGAACTGAAAGTAGAATTTGGTGGTGAAGTAGTGGACCCATGGGGACAAACCAAAGCCGGATTTGAGCTCAGTGGTAAAATCAACCGTAAGGACTTCGGTCTGATGTTTAACGCAACCACAGAAACAGGCGGTGTATTGCTGAGTGATGAAGTGAAACTGCTGGCCAGCGTACAAATGATTAAACAATAACCAGGAACAATAATAAAGACACGATCATGGATATCTTAGAGAAACTGGAATGGCGTTATGCCGTGAAGAAATTTGATAGCACCAGAAAACTGAGTGCTGCTCAGCTGGACAGGCTTACAACCGCCACACGGCTTTCTGCCTCTGCTTATGGCCTGCAGCCTTACAAAATGCTGGTCATTGAAAACCCTGCCATCAGGGAAAGACTGAAGGCCGCATCCTGGAACCAGCCACAGATCACTGATGCATCACATCTGGTAGTGTTTGCCAGAATGAGCAATCTGAACGGAACTCACGTAGACGATTATACGAATAATATAGCAGCTGTCCGCAATATCAATCCGGAAGATCTCGCAGGATTTAACGGTATGATGAAAGGGACTATTAACAGCCTGGATGAAATAGGAATAGCCGCGTGGACTTCCAAACAGGCTTATCTGGCACTGGGCACATTGCTTACTGCTGCAGCTGCAGAAGGTATCGATGCCTGCCCTATGGAGGGTTTCGATGCTGCTCAATACGACGAGATTTTAGGCCTGAAAGAAAAAGGACTGGCTACAGTAGTGATTGCGGCCATTGGTTTCAGAGCGGAAGATGATGTTATGCAACACGCAAAGAAAGTAAGGAAACCGATAGCTGAATTAGTAGAATTAATCTAAGGCGGCAAGCAAGGTATTAACGGACATAACCTGACGGATATACCCGTCAGGTTATTTATTTTAATCACGATAATCCTGTTTATTTTTGTAATTTGAGGCCTCTCACGGATTAATCACCTCAAATTTATAAAAGCACTATAATATGAAAAGAACTGCAACTGCCAATTGGCAAGGCACCGGTAAAGAAGGAAAGGGTACACTGACTTCCCAGTCTACTGTATTAAACAACACACAGTACTCTTACAGCAGCCGTTTTGAAGAAGGCGTTGGTACCAATCCTGAAGAGCTGGTTGCTGCCGCCCATGCCGGCTGTTTCACTATGAAACTGAGCTTCGTAATTTCCGGTGCAGGTTTAACGCCAGGCAGTATCGATACCAAATGCACCATCACCCTGGAAAACGGCGCTATTACCTCCAGCCATCTGGAAGTGAAAGCCAGTGTTCCCGGACTGGATGCAGCTAAATTTGCTGAAATGGCCGCTGATGCAAAAGCAAACTGCCCCATCAGCAAACTGCTGAACACCACCATCACTATGGACGCTGTACTGGTATAACCGGAACAATAAAATTTATGGGAATGCAGCGGTTTTCCGCTGCATTTTTTTTGTCCACTTTTTTCAACATATCATCCATTTATCTCCCCTCTCTTTATGCCGATCTTTGTAATGTTAAACAAGGAGATTTAATTATGGAAAAGATTATACATCGTGCAGATAGCAGAGGTTACGCCAATCATGGCTGGTTAAAAAGTCATCAGACCTTCAGCTTCGCCAATTATTACGATCCCGGCAGGATACATTTCGGCGCTCTGCGTGTATTCAACGACGACTACGTAAAAGGCGGCATGGGCTTCGGTGCACACCCACACGACAATATGGAGATTGTGTCTATCGTTCTCGACGGTAGTATGGAACACCGCGACAATACCGGCAGGCATGAAGTGATCAAAAAAAATGATGTGCAGGTAATGAGTGCAGGTACCGGTATTGTGCACTCAGAATTTAACGCATCGAAAACAGAAGACGCCAACTTCCTGCAGATATGGGTTTTCCCGAAAGAGAGAAATATTATACCTCGTTATGATCAGCGTACCTTCGATCCGGCAGCCCGTGAAAACGCTTTACAGGTAGTGATTTCACCCGATGCTGCTGATGGTGCACTGACACTCCATCAGGACACCTGGTTTTCACTGGGAGATTTTGAAGCAGGCCGTAAGATAGACCTGACACCCAAACAATCAGGCATCGGCTCTTACCTCTTCCTGATGGAGGGTGAAATAAAAGTCGCTGATGAAGTATTAACGACAAGAGACGCGATCGGATTATCTGATTACGAAAAGGTAACAGTGGAAGTAGTGAAACCGGCAAAATTTTTGTTGATAGATGTGCCTATGCTGAACTGATTATTTATTTCGTGAGATATTAACCCGTTATATGCAGCAAGAGACCGGCCTTCAGGCGGTCTCTTGTTTTTGCAGGTGGTTTGCCACGGCTGAATTTGTATTACACACCTAAACCTTTTATCTTGAGGCATTCAACAGCAGAAAATAAAAATGTTATTAGCAACAGATCTTGACGGAACATTCCTGGCTGGCTCAGCGGCCGACAAAGCACAATTATATGAACTGGTGCGTAGCCGGGAAGACATACAACTGGTATTTGTAACGGGAAGGGGTATACGTAGTGTGCTGACATTGCTGGAAGATCCTGATTTGCCCAGGCCGGAATATATTATCTGTGATGTGGGTGCTACCGTAACGCACCTGGCTTCACTAGTGGCGGTGGAACCTGTACAGTCTGCCATTGCAGGGTTATGGCCCGGAGATGAGGTGAGGGAAAAACTAAAAACGGTGAAAGGTTTATTGCATCAGGAGGCACAGCAGCAGTATCGTTGTTCCTACTATTATGATGATGCTACCGATATTGAAACAGCCAGACAGGTGGCGGAATCGCTGCAGTGTGATCTGGTATTGTCTGCCGGAAAATATCTGGATGTTCTTCCTAAAGGAGTGAATAAAGGTAATACACTGCAGCAATTGTTAGGAGTGCTGTCGTTGCCGCATCATCAGGTGTTGGTAGCTGGTGACTCTATGAATGATTATTCCATGTTTGAGATGGGATTTAAAGGAGTAGTTGTGGGAGATGCAGAACCCGAATTGCTGGTCCGTACAGCGGGAATGCCCAGTGTACTGCAGTCGGACCGCATTGGTACAGGGGGTATTCTGGAGGCATTAAGCCGGTTTCCGGAGTTTGGTATATATCTCTGAATAACAAGTGAGGAAGTACGAAAGTTATGAGGTCTGCATCAAAAAAGATCGTAACTTAGAAGCAGGTCTTTGTTAATAATTGCGGAATGTAAAACTGCCAAGTGGATATTGAAATCACGGATTGGGTAATGATGAATCATCATTTTGTAAATGGATAAATCAATACACCATGGAAATTACAACACAGCCTGAAGATCTGATCCATCAGATCGACTCCTGGAAGGAGGAGGTAAACGAAGTAAGAGAAGAAGTGAAACTGATGCGGGAGCGACTGGAGCAAATTGCGCTCAGTGTTGCACCGGAAGAAGTAATGAAAAGTGTGGAACACTTTGAGAACCGTTTGTTAAGACAGCGGGAAGTTGCCGACGAGATGTTCCACGATATTAAACAATTTGCCAAAAGCCAGTCGGACCAGCCACAAACGGTCATCCACGACGACCGGCCTGTATGCGACTACGAAACCTTGCAACGCCGCATGGAGATTTTTCAGAAACTATTTGTTGAGCTGAAAGAAGATTTCAATCATTTTATGATGAATGAGGTGTAGCAGACTACTCAATATTCTTCACCTTATGCTCTATCTTATGAATTATTTCATCCAGTTGCAGGGTGGACTGATGTAGCCATTCCATCAAACGCGAGTTGAGATGAATATCCTGATTGCTTTTATCGAAGAGGTTGGCAATACTGAGGATGGAGACAACAGGTCTGCGTATTTCATGTGAATTGATCCAGGCTATTTCCCGGAGTGTTTTATTTTGTGCTTCGAGACGTACGGCCTGTTTGATATACTTA belongs to Chitinophaga sp. HK235 and includes:
- a CDS encoding NAD(P)H-dependent oxidoreductase encodes the protein MDILEKLEWRYAVKKFDSTRKLSAAQLDRLTTATRLSASAYGLQPYKMLVIENPAIRERLKAASWNQPQITDASHLVVFARMSNLNGTHVDDYTNNIAAVRNINPEDLAGFNGMMKGTINSLDEIGIAAWTSKQAYLALGTLLTAAAAEGIDACPMEGFDAAQYDEILGLKEKGLATVVIAAIGFRAEDDVMQHAKKVRKPIAELVELI
- a CDS encoding OsmC family protein, which gives rise to MKRTATANWQGTGKEGKGTLTSQSTVLNNTQYSYSSRFEEGVGTNPEELVAAAHAGCFTMKLSFVISGAGLTPGSIDTKCTITLENGAITSSHLEVKASVPGLDAAKFAEMAADAKANCPISKLLNTTITMDAVLV
- a CDS encoding YceI family protein, translating into MTTWKIDPTHSDVQFKVKHLMITTVTGQFQTFDASMETTGDDFSSANISFSADINSITTQNAQRDQHLLAGDFFEADKYPKLLFVSKEVKKIDAENYKLIGDLTIRDNTRPVELKVEFGGEVVDPWGQTKAGFELSGKINRKDFGLMFNATTETGGVLLSDEVKLLASVQMIKQ
- a CDS encoding helix-turn-helix domain-containing protein, coding for MAEKRENIGIISLPAYAQADPSFVVSGLCELGETFFDQAGVPHRHDFYTIYWIKRGSLLHTIDTVTHVVKRNTLFFLAPGQVHKLQMSERIEGYMIAFQDAFMCLKDQTQVSGINSGLFFNDQFSSVITLDQDQSADIEAIVRLMLKELNTREPEYEMALHGLLRYFLVLGSRIKGRSVAIPPEQHAMHNSSIFLKFKNLIEEKYHELKTVSDYAGLLHIKPVLLNEISKQLSGITAGEHIRNRVILEAQRYLYNTDLTAKEIAYKLGFDDPHYFSRFFKKYTSQSPSEFKEASRSVSHQV
- a CDS encoding pirin family protein produces the protein MEKIIHRADSRGYANHGWLKSHQTFSFANYYDPGRIHFGALRVFNDDYVKGGMGFGAHPHDNMEIVSIVLDGSMEHRDNTGRHEVIKKNDVQVMSAGTGIVHSEFNASKTEDANFLQIWVFPKERNIIPRYDQRTFDPAARENALQVVISPDAADGALTLHQDTWFSLGDFEAGRKIDLTPKQSGIGSYLFLMEGEIKVADEVLTTRDAIGLSDYEKVTVEVVKPAKFLLIDVPMLN
- a CDS encoding pirin family protein; amino-acid sequence: MKNTKHVSQILIAPAPHMVGDGFRVQSVLPGGTRTQNNKVSPFILMDYGAPSYFPPTNRPRGVDQHPHKGFETVTVVYQGELEHRDSTGSHGKLAPGDVQWMTAAAGIVHEEKHETEFSKRGGKVEMAQLWVNLPKAFKNHQPGYQNLTKAEIPVIKVSEEGYVRVIAGEYNGTKGAARTFSPVNVLDVKLKKGDTIDVAFPQHFNTLAVVLHGEADFNGNAAKGVETVFFEQDGTDITVTALEDTSLLILSGEPINEPIVAYGPFVMNTPEEINEAINDYNAGKMGFLN
- a CDS encoding HAD-IIB family hydrolase, translated to MLLATDLDGTFLAGSAADKAQLYELVRSREDIQLVFVTGRGIRSVLTLLEDPDLPRPEYIICDVGATVTHLASLVAVEPVQSAIAGLWPGDEVREKLKTVKGLLHQEAQQQYRCSYYYDDATDIETARQVAESLQCDLVLSAGKYLDVLPKGVNKGNTLQQLLGVLSLPHHQVLVAGDSMNDYSMFEMGFKGVVVGDAEPELLVRTAGMPSVLQSDRIGTGGILEALSRFPEFGIYL